From Synoicihabitans lomoniglobus, the proteins below share one genomic window:
- a CDS encoding superoxide dismutase, whose translation MAYSLPALTYAADALEPHFDARTMEIHHDKHHAAYIAKANAALEGHADLAALSVEELISDLSKVPDSIRGPLRNNAGGHANHSFFWTILGPGKGGAPTGDLAAAIDAAFGSFDAFKEKFSAAGVGRFGSGWAWLYVKADKSIAIGSTANQDSPLMGEAVAGIGGQPVIGLDVWEHAYYLNYQNKRPDYIAAFWNVVDWDAAAANYAAAIA comes from the coding sequence ATGGCTTACTCACTACCCGCCCTCACCTACGCCGCCGACGCGCTCGAACCGCATTTCGATGCCCGCACGATGGAGATCCATCATGACAAGCATCACGCCGCTTACATCGCCAAGGCCAACGCCGCGCTCGAAGGTCACGCCGACCTCGCCGCCCTTTCCGTCGAAGAGCTGATTTCCGACCTCAGCAAGGTGCCCGACTCCATCCGCGGCCCGCTGCGCAACAACGCCGGTGGCCACGCCAACCACTCCTTCTTCTGGACCATCCTCGGCCCGGGTAAAGGTGGCGCGCCGACCGGCGACCTCGCCGCCGCCATCGACGCCGCCTTCGGTTCGTTCGACGCCTTCAAGGAAAAATTCTCCGCCGCCGGCGTGGGCCGCTTCGGCTCCGGCTGGGCCTGGCTCTACGTCAAGGCCGACAAGTCCATCGCCATCGGCTCCACCGCCAACCAAGACAGCCCGCTCATGGGCGAGGCGGTCGCTGGTATCGGCGGCCAGCCCGTCATCGGTCTGGACGTGTGGGAACACGCCTACTACCTGAACTATCAGAACAAGCGCCCCGATTACATCGCCGCGTTCTGGAACGTGGTCGACTGGGACGCCGCCGCCGCCAACTACGCCGCCGCGATCGCCTGA
- a CDS encoding biopolymer transporter Tol — MTRHRFFLSLLLSLISLPLAAQRATDIGVVDVRTAVSTVPVRVSASPEELDKLANFAFEAHGRYQRVTSDPVYNIRFTAVAGNRVQVDVTRGSTPTLSRTVTGSSLRHALLKAADVAVESTGGGKGFFASQLAFIAERTGRTEVYTGDLFFGGVRQLTSDGASAMSPRWSPDGSKILYTSFHRSNAADIFMIDLGTMQRNSFVSFKGTNQGARFSADGSKVAMVLSGEGNPEVYVANANGRGVTRRTKTSGVESSPVFSPDGRQLLFTSDAAGGPQLYVMPVTGGRMSRLPTNISRYCAEPDWSTGDPTKIAFTMRIGRGFQIGLFDLKTRAVAKQVSRAPEDAVEPVWLADGRHLLYTARAANSRSIWLLDTETGRSTRLSASSLGSVSQASVVLP; from the coding sequence ATGACACGTCATCGCTTTTTTCTTTCTCTGCTGCTTTCTCTGATTTCCCTGCCGCTGGCGGCGCAACGCGCGACCGATATCGGCGTGGTCGATGTAAGGACGGCCGTTTCCACGGTTCCGGTCCGAGTCAGCGCGAGTCCGGAGGAACTCGACAAGTTGGCCAACTTCGCCTTCGAGGCCCACGGTCGCTACCAACGTGTCACCAGTGACCCGGTTTACAACATTCGCTTTACGGCGGTGGCGGGAAACCGGGTGCAAGTCGACGTGACGCGCGGTTCCACGCCGACGCTGTCCCGGACCGTCACGGGTTCCTCCCTGCGCCATGCGTTGTTGAAAGCAGCCGATGTGGCGGTGGAGTCCACGGGCGGAGGCAAAGGATTCTTCGCCTCGCAACTCGCCTTCATTGCGGAGCGGACCGGTCGCACGGAGGTTTACACGGGTGATTTGTTCTTCGGCGGCGTGCGTCAACTCACCTCCGACGGCGCGTCGGCGATGTCGCCGCGCTGGTCGCCCGATGGTTCGAAAATACTCTACACGAGTTTTCACCGTTCGAACGCGGCCGACATCTTCATGATCGATCTGGGCACGATGCAGCGTAACAGCTTCGTGAGTTTCAAGGGCACCAACCAAGGCGCGCGCTTCAGTGCCGACGGTTCCAAAGTGGCGATGGTGCTCAGCGGCGAAGGCAACCCCGAGGTCTATGTGGCCAACGCCAACGGCCGCGGCGTCACGCGCCGCACCAAAACGAGTGGCGTCGAGTCCTCCCCGGTGTTTTCGCCTGACGGTCGCCAATTATTGTTCACCTCGGATGCCGCCGGGGGACCGCAACTTTACGTCATGCCCGTGACCGGCGGGCGGATGAGCCGACTGCCGACGAATATCAGCCGCTACTGTGCCGAACCGGATTGGAGCACCGGCGATCCGACCAAGATCGCTTTCACGATGCGCATCGGCCGCGGCTTCCAGATCGGCCTCTTCGATCTCAAAACCCGGGCCGTGGCCAAGCAGGTCTCGCGCGCCCCGGAAGATGCCGTGGAGCCGGTCTGGCTCGCGGACGGCCGTCACCTGCTCTATACCGCCCGGGCCGCGAATTCCCGCAGTATTTGGTTACTCGATACGGAGACCGGCAGGTCCACGCGCCTGAGCGCGTCGTCGCTGGGATCGGTTTCCCAAGCCTCAGTCGTGCTGCCGTAG
- a CDS encoding P-loop NTPase: MTPEAIKEQLKQVKYPGFSRDIVSFGIVRSAAFVDGTAKVSLALTTNDPKTPLQLKREVEACLQAMPEIKETVIDIAVSAPKAPAPTGGGNLAGNAANSAHAKIKHAVAIASGKGGVGKSTFAVNLACALAKSLADAGRPGRVGLMDCDIYGPSVPLMIGLSGRPNIEGDLLIPMEAHGVKVMSMGFLIDDNTPVVWRGPMIMKTVQQFVQNVKWGELDVLLIDLPPGTGDAQLSLVQTIPLDGAVLVTTPQPAATNIARKGGLMFQKVNVPLIGVAENMSYFVDPAGQKHALFGEGGGELTAESLGTSLLGQVPLIPEIREGGDAGKPVVVTQPASVAAEVFTQIGATILDRLAKKPGTPAPDA, translated from the coding sequence GTGACTCCTGAAGCCATCAAGGAACAGCTCAAGCAGGTAAAATATCCCGGTTTCAGCCGGGATATCGTTTCATTCGGCATCGTGCGCTCCGCCGCCTTCGTCGATGGCACCGCCAAAGTGTCCCTGGCGCTGACCACCAACGACCCCAAGACCCCGCTGCAACTCAAGCGCGAGGTCGAGGCCTGCTTACAAGCTATGCCCGAAATCAAGGAGACGGTCATTGATATCGCGGTCTCCGCGCCTAAAGCGCCCGCGCCGACCGGCGGTGGCAATCTCGCGGGCAACGCCGCGAATTCCGCCCACGCCAAAATCAAGCACGCCGTCGCCATCGCGTCAGGTAAGGGGGGAGTCGGCAAGAGCACGTTCGCGGTGAACCTCGCCTGCGCGCTGGCCAAATCGCTCGCCGATGCCGGACGCCCCGGTCGCGTGGGCCTGATGGATTGCGATATCTACGGACCCAGCGTGCCCCTCATGATCGGGCTTTCCGGTCGCCCCAACATTGAAGGCGATCTGCTCATTCCCATGGAAGCGCACGGCGTTAAAGTCATGAGCATGGGCTTTCTCATCGACGACAACACGCCGGTCGTGTGGCGCGGTCCCATGATCATGAAAACCGTGCAGCAATTCGTCCAAAACGTGAAATGGGGCGAACTCGACGTGCTGCTGATCGACCTTCCGCCCGGCACGGGCGATGCGCAACTGTCGCTGGTCCAAACCATTCCGCTCGACGGTGCCGTGCTGGTCACCACCCCGCAACCCGCCGCTACCAACATCGCCCGCAAAGGCGGCCTGATGTTCCAGAAGGTCAATGTGCCCCTGATCGGCGTCGCGGAAAACATGAGCTATTTCGTCGATCCCGCCGGACAAAAACACGCCCTGTTCGGGGAAGGCGGAGGGGAACTCACCGCCGAAAGTCTCGGCACGAGCCTGCTGGGGCAGGTTCCCCTCATTCCCGAAATCCGCGAGGGCGGTGACGCCGGCAAACCCGTCGTTGTCACGCAGCCGGCAAGCGTCGCCGCCGAAGTCTTCACCCAAATCGGAGCAACCATCTTGGACCGTTTGGCCAAAAAACCAGGGACTCCCGCCCCGGACGCCTAA
- the rpmG gene encoding 50S ribosomal protein L33: protein MQEQVIIECTEARKEGKYASKYLTTRNKKTVTERIEKKKYNPSLRRHTVHKEIK from the coding sequence ATGCAAGAACAAGTCATCATCGAGTGCACCGAGGCCCGCAAAGAGGGTAAATACGCCTCCAAATACCTCACCACGCGCAACAAGAAAACCGTCACCGAGCGGATCGAGAAGAAGAAGTATAATCCTTCGCTGCGCCGCCACACGGTTCACAAAGAGATCAAGTAA
- a CDS encoding diadenylate cyclase, protein MKGALGEMLAACSQRFEDLKTEPLLRGLLAREATMTTYLGLGVSLPHVRAKLGRRYILALGRSRAGIDHDGTDGERSHIVIMLLADEKSRDYLQVLAAIARLVKEPELVQSLVESDSVDMLYDRLIAGLGGMQVRRVPQKQNRMNRLMIREADRVAKGAECDAILVMGDVFIGGIDTSMWTPKIKSILVTKSGADGTSAFDAFAEVIQVRSFSPQRLAQVRSAILVALTRGIISFTDRLCCIGGVQGSNQFDTVGVVDVEREFQTLLTGNADLLPDDVKPEVFERVIAVATELGVEGREGKPVGCLFVVGASAQVEKLTKPLVLNPFYGYKDEDRNILNPFMDETVKEFSTIDGAFVIQGDGVVVSAGSLIQATDSEHLLPSGLGSRHAAAAAISLATQCIAVVVSASTGQVTLFRRGVMLPLTEKKVITEG, encoded by the coding sequence ATGAAGGGGGCTTTGGGCGAAATGTTGGCGGCATGCTCGCAACGCTTCGAGGACCTCAAGACGGAGCCGCTGCTGCGCGGCTTGCTGGCTCGCGAAGCCACCATGACCACCTACCTGGGGCTCGGCGTGTCGCTGCCGCATGTGCGGGCCAAACTCGGGCGCCGTTACATTCTCGCCCTCGGACGGAGTCGGGCGGGAATCGATCACGATGGCACGGACGGTGAACGCTCCCACATCGTCATCATGTTGCTCGCCGATGAGAAATCGCGGGATTACCTGCAAGTATTGGCCGCCATTGCCCGGTTGGTGAAGGAACCGGAACTGGTGCAAAGTTTGGTGGAGTCGGACTCGGTCGACATGCTCTACGATCGTCTGATCGCCGGTTTGGGCGGCATGCAGGTGCGTCGGGTGCCCCAAAAGCAAAACCGCATGAATCGCCTCATGATTCGCGAGGCCGATCGGGTGGCCAAGGGGGCGGAGTGCGACGCGATCCTGGTGATGGGGGATGTCTTCATCGGGGGCATCGATACCTCCATGTGGACGCCCAAAATCAAATCCATTCTCGTGACCAAAAGCGGGGCGGATGGCACGAGCGCTTTCGACGCGTTTGCCGAAGTGATTCAGGTGCGATCGTTTTCGCCTCAACGGCTCGCGCAGGTGCGCAGCGCGATTCTCGTGGCGCTGACGCGGGGGATTATTTCCTTCACCGATCGATTGTGCTGCATCGGTGGCGTGCAGGGGAGCAACCAGTTTGACACCGTGGGTGTCGTCGACGTGGAACGGGAATTCCAGACGTTGCTCACCGGCAATGCCGATTTGCTGCCGGACGACGTGAAACCCGAAGTCTTCGAGCGCGTGATTGCCGTGGCGACGGAACTGGGTGTGGAAGGTCGTGAAGGGAAGCCGGTGGGCTGCCTGTTCGTCGTCGGGGCGTCCGCGCAGGTGGAAAAACTGACCAAGCCCCTCGTGTTGAACCCGTTCTACGGATACAAGGACGAGGATCGCAACATCCTGAATCCGTTCATGGACGAGACGGTAAAGGAATTTTCGACCATTGACGGAGCCTTTGTCATTCAAGGTGACGGCGTGGTCGTATCGGCCGGCAGCCTCATCCAGGCCACCGACAGCGAACACCTTTTGCCCAGTGGTTTGGGCAGTCGTCACGCCGCCGCCGCCGCCATTAGTTTGGCGACGCAGTGCATCGCCGTCGTGGTTTCGGCCAGCACGGGTCAGGTCACCCTGTTCCGGCGCGGTGTCATGCTGCCGCTGACGGAAAAGAAAGTCATCACCGAAGGTTGA
- a CDS encoding NADH-quinone oxidoreductase subunit A, whose translation MTSAAYLPLLIQAVLALGVGLTILIVNHLAAQRVRTPNAIKDTAYECGVKGDGIVHTRFSVKFYVTAMLFLLFDIEVVFLIPWTFVYRDFLANNIAILSPMMFFLFVLVLGLFYEVKKGALAWEK comes from the coding sequence ATGACTTCCGCAGCCTATTTGCCATTGTTGATTCAAGCGGTCCTCGCCCTCGGGGTGGGACTCACGATCCTGATCGTGAATCATTTGGCGGCCCAACGGGTGCGCACTCCGAATGCGATCAAAGACACCGCCTACGAGTGTGGCGTGAAGGGTGACGGCATCGTGCACACGCGGTTTTCAGTAAAGTTCTACGTCACCGCGATGCTGTTCCTGCTTTTCGACATCGAGGTCGTTTTCCTCATTCCGTGGACCTTCGTCTACCGTGATTTCCTGGCCAACAACATCGCGATTTTGTCGCCGATGATGTTCTTCCTCTTTGTGCTCGTGCTGGGACTTTTTTACGAAGTCAAAAAAGGCGCTCTCGCCTGGGAGAAGTGA